From Caminibacter mediatlanticus TB-2, the proteins below share one genomic window:
- a CDS encoding YbaB/EbfC family nucleoid-associated protein: MFGNLDLNEMMKKIQENMAEADNKTYTAKSGGGLVEATVNGKFEVVDIKIDDSLLEDKESLQILLMSAINDAIKMAVEDKKNQAMNMFGGLNLGNN, translated from the coding sequence ATGTTTGGTAATTTAGATTTAAATGAGATGATGAAAAAAATTCAAGAGAATATGGCAGAAGCTGATAATAAAACATACACTGCAAAAAGTGGTGGAGGGCTTGTTGAAGCAACTGTTAATGGAAAGTTTGAAGTTGTCGATATTAAAATTGATGATAGTTTGCTTGAAGATAAAGAGTCACTTCAAATTTTATTAATGAGTGCGATTAATGATGCTATTAAAATGGCAGTTGAAGATAAAAAAAATCAAGCTATGAATATGTTTGGAGGATTGAATTTAGGTAACAATTAA